A section of the Streptomyces sp. Je 1-369 genome encodes:
- a CDS encoding cell division protein SepF, producing the protein MSSSQRHDVTDEQWEGLAQVVPLRSRNEWPSWPGHRALPDAETETRRRFVVMRVNVFADAREVAETVMAQIPVLLDLTGAETDVAKRVLDFSSGVVLGLNCGMHRVDKNVFLLAPPGTEVQGLVDAVSQP; encoded by the coding sequence GTGAGCAGCAGTCAGCGCCACGACGTCACCGATGAACAGTGGGAAGGGCTCGCCCAGGTCGTACCGCTGCGCAGCCGCAACGAATGGCCTTCCTGGCCGGGGCACCGCGCGCTGCCCGACGCGGAGACAGAGACGCGCCGCCGCTTCGTGGTCATGCGGGTCAACGTCTTCGCGGACGCCCGAGAGGTCGCCGAGACCGTGATGGCGCAGATCCCGGTCCTGCTGGACCTGACCGGCGCCGAGACGGACGTCGCCAAGCGCGTCCTGGACTTCAGCAGCGGCGTCGTCCTCGGACTGAACTGCGGGATGCACCGGGTCGACAAGAACGTCTTCCTCCTGGCGCCGCCCGGCACGGAGGTCCAGGGCCTGGTGGACGCGGTCTCGCAGCCTTGA